The following proteins come from a genomic window of Nothobranchius furzeri strain GRZ-AD chromosome 1, NfurGRZ-RIMD1, whole genome shotgun sequence:
- the LOC139070984 gene encoding uncharacterized protein isoform X2: protein MVTCFFSNRWDMFLSLEFHMSRCPCFQGTRCFCLRGHRCLSLQLPWQHGSLFFWRQRHLSVEKQHVTMETATSVTSETDTQTLFQCCGLRAQQHGSRTRLMQDADADIRRECILRSLIIYLGERVEDLIKEYMMSQKDEAEEELQSTTMALFVFRDNSSLLHQPRDIGIITDAVSHPGSL from the exons ATGGTAACGTGCTTCTTCAGTAACAGATGGGACATGTTCCTGTCCCTAGAGTTCCACATGTCTCGATGTCCATGCTTCCAAGGCACCAGGTGTTTCTGTCTCCGTGGTCATCGATGTCTGTCCCtacagttaccatggcaacatggATCCCTGTTTTTCTGGAGACAGAGACATCTGTCAGTGGAAAAGCAACATGTCACCATGGAGACCGCTACATCTGTTACCTCGGAGACGGACACACAAACCCTGTTTCAGTGTTGTGGTCTCAGAGCCCAACAGCATGGTTCCAGGACTCGGCTGATGCAG GATGCTGATGCTGACATTAGGAGGGAGTGTATACTTAGATCTCTCATCATCTACCTTGGAGAACGTGTTGAGGACTTGATAAAAGAATACATG ATGTCCCAGAAAGATGAAGCTGAGGAAGAGCTGCAGAGTACCACCATGGCACTCTTCGTCTTCAGGGACAACTCAAGCCTCCTACATCAGCCTCGAGACATCGGGATAATCACTGATG CTGTTAGTCATCCTGGAAGCCTGTAG
- the LOC139070984 gene encoding uncharacterized protein isoform X1, with product MVTCFFSNRWDMFLSLEFHMSRCPCFQGTRCFCLRGHRCLSLQLPWQHGSLFFWRQRHLSVEKQHVTMETATSVTSETDTQTLFQCCGLRAQQHGSRTRLMQDADADIRRECILRSLIIYLGERVEDLIKEYMMSQKDEAEEELQSTTMALFVFRDNSSLLHQPRDIGIITDGVEVLNELPSVSAGVAMVFGLCYALNMENPRGFRLTFEALQKIMMELDFNKMTSKIRKLNCELNTAQ from the exons ATGGTAACGTGCTTCTTCAGTAACAGATGGGACATGTTCCTGTCCCTAGAGTTCCACATGTCTCGATGTCCATGCTTCCAAGGCACCAGGTGTTTCTGTCTCCGTGGTCATCGATGTCTGTCCCtacagttaccatggcaacatggATCCCTGTTTTTCTGGAGACAGAGACATCTGTCAGTGGAAAAGCAACATGTCACCATGGAGACCGCTACATCTGTTACCTCGGAGACGGACACACAAACCCTGTTTCAGTGTTGTGGTCTCAGAGCCCAACAGCATGGTTCCAGGACTCGGCTGATGCAG GATGCTGATGCTGACATTAGGAGGGAGTGTATACTTAGATCTCTCATCATCTACCTTGGAGAACGTGTTGAGGACTTGATAAAAGAATACATG ATGTCCCAGAAAGATGAAGCTGAGGAAGAGCTGCAGAGTACCACCATGGCACTCTTCGTCTTCAGGGACAACTCAAGCCTCCTACATCAGCCTCGAGACATCGGGATAATCACTGATGGTGTGGAAGTCCTGAATGAGTTGCCTTCTGTGTCAGCTGGAGTGGCAATGGTCTTTGGACTCTGTTATGCTCTTAATATGGAAAATCCACGAGGATTCAGGCTCACCTTTGAGGCTCTGCAAAAGATTATGATGGAGCTTGACTTTAACAAGATGACCTCTAAGATTCGCAAACTTAATTGTGAACTTAACACTGCACAGtag
- the LOC107387941 gene encoding potassium voltage-gated channel subfamily A member 5, producing the protein MEIALVSFENGGAKGSGGGGGGDESHRNALDVPQSSFGPREEFAKELNTVRGRPQQQRSPWRINDMNNTFSCSENAMDALLRADHSPHLFDEDMLDMDMDTDSNERVLINIAGLRYETQLGTLNQFPDTLLGDPAKRIKYFDPLRNEYFFDRNRPSFDGILYFYQSGGKIRRPVNVSIDVFADEIRFYQLGEEAMERFREDEGFIKEEEKPLPQNEFQKQVWLIFEYPESSSPARGIAIVSVIVITISIITFCLETLPEFRDERELPVSSRLDNSTAPRPSLTFTDPFFIIETTCVIWFTFELFVRFFACPSKSEFSKTIMNIIDIMAIMPYFITVGTELAEQGQEHQNGQQAMSLAILRVIRLVRVFRIFKLSRHSKGLQILGQTLKASMRELGLLIFFLFIGVILFSSAVYFAEADEPESHFSSIPDAFWWAVVTMTTVGYGDMRPVTVGGKIVGSLCAIAGVLTIALPVPVIVSNFNYFYHRETDQDQSSLKDEPNSGRGSPEVMRKGSRASQDGENPESGSADKSNIKANSSMDFKKSLYAFCLDTRETDL; encoded by the coding sequence ATGGAGATCGCCTTGGTGAGTTTTGAGAACGGCGGTGCCAAAGGgagcggcggcggcggcggcggagATGAGAGCCACCGGAACGCGTTGGACGTCCCTCAGTCCAGCTTCGGACCGAGAGAGGAGTTCGCTAAGGAGCTGAACACGGTCCGGGGGCGTCCCCAGCAGCAGCGGAGTCCGTGGAGGATCAACGACATGAACAACACATTCAGCTGCAGCGAGAACGCCATGGACGCGCTTTTACGCGCGGACCACAGTCCGCACCTGTTCGACGAGGACATGCTGGACATGGACATGGACACGGACAGCAACGAGCGGGTCCTCATCAACATAGCCGGGTTGAGGTACGAGACCCAACTGGGCACCCTGAACCAGTTCCCGGACACGCTGCTGGGGGACCCGGCCAAGAGGATCAAGTACTTCGACCCGCTCCGGAACGAGTACTTCTTCGACCGgaacagacccagttttgacgggATCTTGTACTTCTACCAGTCCGGAGGGAAGATCCGCAGGCCGGTCAACGTGTCCATCGACGTTTTCGCGGATGAGATCCGGTTTTATCAGCTGGGGGAGGAGGCCATGGAGCGGTTCCGGGAGGACGAGGGTTTCAtcaaggaggaggagaagccgctgCCCCAGAACGAGTTCCAGAAGCAGGTCTGGCTCATATTCGAGTACCCGGAGAGCTCCAGCCCGGCTCGAGGCATCGCCATCGTGTCCGTCATAGTCATCACCATCTCCATCATCACCTTCTGCTTGGAGACGCTACCGGAGTTCCGGGACGAGCGCGAGCTGCCGGTGAGCAGCCGGCTGGACAACAGCACCGCGCCGCGCCCGTCCCTCACCTTCACGGACCCGTTCTTCATCATCGAGACCACCTGCGTCATCTGGTTCACCTTCGAGCTGTTCGTGCGCTTCTTCGCGTGTCCCAGCAAGTCCGAGTTCTCCAAAACCATCATGAACATCATCGACATCATGGCCATCATGCCCTACTTCATCACGGTGGGCACCGAGCTGGCGGAGCAGGGCCAGGAGCACCAGAACGGACAGCAGGCCATGTCTCTGGCCATCCTCAGGGTCATCCGCCTGGTCCGGGTCTTCAGGATCTTCAAGCTGTCCAGACACTCCAAGGGGCTGCAGATCCTGGGCCAGACTCTGAAGGCCAGCATGAGGGAGCTGGGCCTCCTGATCTTCTTCCTCTTCATCGGAGTCATCCTCTTCTCCAGCGCCGTCTACTTCGCGGAGGCCGACGAACCGGAGTCCCACTTCTCCAGCATCCCGGACGCGTTCTGGTGGGCAGTTGTCACCATGACAACGGTGGGATACGGGGACATGAGGCCAGTGACTGTCGGGGGTAAAATCGTGGGCTCTCTGTGCGCCATCGCGGGGGTTCTGACCATCGCGCTCCCGGTTCCGGTCATCGTGTCCAACTTTAACTACTTCTACCACCGGGAGACGGACCAGGACCAGTCCTCTCTCAAAGACGAGCCCAACAGCGGCCGGGGGAGTCCCGAGGTGATGCGCAAAGGGAGCCGCGCGTCCCAGGACGGGGAGAACCCGGAGAGCGGTTCGGCGGACAAGTCCAACATCAAAGCCAACAGCAGCATGGACTTCAAGAAGTCCCTGTACGCGTTCTGCCTTGACACCCGGGAGACGGACCTGTAG